From Methanosarcina lacustris Z-7289, one genomic window encodes:
- a CDS encoding 4Fe-4S binding protein: MFKKLILIIYSIIKYEKRIKVKKRDKMEDPLELLRNIKSVAFATIEGGKPAVRMSDVMLYENGKLYFLTARGKPYYKQLKKNPEIAIVGMNKNYVMVRVRGKIEFVDNSFLEKIFEINPVLDDIYPKDTKDILEVFCISAGVGEIFDLSVAPPKRERFAFGGATVEEPGYKITEKCTACGICEDLCPTRAISKGKIYKIDGSICLECGRCYENCPYDAIEPASGL; this comes from the coding sequence ATGTTTAAAAAGTTGATTTTAATTATCTACTCCATCATAAAGTATGAAAAACGCATAAAAGTAAAGAAGAGGGATAAAATGGAAGATCCACTGGAATTGTTAAGAAATATCAAATCCGTAGCCTTTGCAACTATTGAGGGTGGAAAACCGGCAGTTAGAATGAGCGATGTAATGCTGTATGAAAATGGGAAATTATACTTTCTCACTGCAAGGGGAAAACCGTACTATAAACAATTGAAGAAAAATCCAGAAATTGCAATCGTTGGGATGAATAAAAACTACGTTATGGTCAGGGTTAGAGGGAAAATAGAATTTGTTGATAACAGTTTTCTGGAAAAAATATTTGAAATAAACCCTGTTCTTGATGACATATACCCGAAAGATACAAAAGATATTCTTGAGGTTTTTTGTATATCAGCCGGGGTAGGGGAGATATTTGACTTATCGGTTGCCCCACCGAAACGTGAAAGGTTCGCCTTTGGAGGAGCGACAGTAGAAGAACCGGGCTATAAAATTACGGAAAAATGTACAGCCTGCGGAATATGTGAAGATTTATGCCCCACAAGAGCGATCAGCAAAGGAAAAATTTACAAAATTGACGGGTCAATATGCCTGGAATGCGGCAGGTGTTATGAGAATTGCCCCTATGACGCAATTGAGCCGGCATCAGGGCTTTGA
- a CDS encoding PaaI family thioesterase — MQGGALFTLADLAFAAASNAYGTAAVGINANISFVKAGTKGTLTAEAKENSINPKIATYTVNITDDEGDLVAIFQGMVYRKKFSLDFSED, encoded by the coding sequence GTGCAGGGGGGAGCATTGTTTACCCTTGCAGACCTTGCTTTTGCAGCAGCCTCAAACGCATACGGTACTGCTGCAGTTGGGATCAACGCAAACATCTCCTTTGTAAAAGCCGGAACAAAAGGGACTCTCACAGCCGAAGCAAAGGAAAACTCAATAAACCCTAAAATCGCCACATATACTGTGAATATCACTGATGATGAAGGAGACCTCGTGGCAATATTTCAGGGAATGGTCTACAGGAAAAAGTTTTCACTTGATTTTTCTGAGGATTGA
- a CDS encoding NosD domain-containing protein translates to MHQTKRINIIVFIAILAFNLLITGNAAAIAITVNNSAGQAADFTSIQAAVNVANPGDEIIVKPGIYEENIEITKALTILSESGNASDTIIQAADSSKDVFSILANKVSIKGFSIRGSDSAAGIHFIGVADCRIEHNILSNNSCGIDLYMVSSGNTLIDNDVSNGLTGISLGDSQNNTLRNNFISYCNSGISLFDSPDNTLENNTVSGNDEGISLIGESHGNILVSNIIKSNKKVGLHIYQTSSNLIYNNYFNNTANVESDQEAGKNIWNTTKSEGTNIVGGSYLGGNFWGKPDGTVYPGGVRDTDLDGIFDSMYDIEGSGFIDYLPLKESKSTVITVSNSADQAADFTSIQAAVYSAYPGDTILVYPSVYVENVKINVKDLVVVSASGSPSDTIVQAATSSEDVFSVTADGVAIRGFNVKGNISSLNSGIHLYGVEDCLIENNELFNYQGTLQNSVGNYTPASGSNSILNPGFGIRLDFSSNNTLSNNTVSYSNACILLRSSNENILLNNRVSNSSYGIWVDSSSGSILDNNTAANNKIGIYLKTSSRNTVIGSMAFDNSGSCINLWDSSENVLSNNIASNSSNVCVILHNSSENILSNNTVFNSNYGIWLDSSSNGNILNENRASYNKVGIYLKASNENVLDNNTALNNSQYGISLWNSTVNEMENNTASYSYVSILLHNASKNVLTSNIASDSSYGFWFDSSSNENTLSDSRVPNNMIGIYLKTSDKNVLTGNSANLNVKYGVCLNSSSNNTFKSNIVDSNSGYGVYILDSNSNTIYNNYFNNTENIYSEGKSSGNVWNMSKNSGINIVGNSFLGGNFWASPKGNGFSQTHPDADGDGICEAAYDLGKGNIDSLPLAGPF, encoded by the coding sequence ATGCATCAAACAAAAAGAATAAACATAATCGTTTTCATAGCAATTCTTGCTTTCAATCTCTTGATTACGGGAAATGCGGCAGCTATCGCAATTACGGTAAATAACAGTGCCGGTCAAGCTGCGGATTTTACATCCATTCAGGCTGCGGTAAATGTTGCAAATCCAGGCGACGAAATAATTGTCAAACCAGGCATTTATGAGGAAAATATTGAGATTACCAAAGCTCTCACAATTCTTTCCGAATCCGGTAATGCTTCTGATACAATCATTCAGGCAGCCGATAGCTCAAAAGACGTTTTCAGCATCCTGGCCAATAAAGTGAGCATTAAGGGTTTTAGCATAAGAGGCTCAGATTCAGCTGCGGGAATTCACTTTATTGGAGTTGCCGACTGCCGCATTGAGCATAATATACTCTCGAATAATAGCTGTGGTATCGATCTTTATATGGTTAGCTCAGGTAACACCCTGATTGACAATGATGTTTCGAATGGCCTTACAGGTATCAGCCTTGGGGACAGCCAGAACAATACTCTGAGAAACAACTTCATTTCATATTGTAACAGTGGAATTTCACTTTTTGATTCTCCTGATAACACACTGGAAAATAACACTGTTTCGGGAAATGATGAGGGTATTTCTCTTATCGGTGAGTCACACGGCAATATTCTGGTCAGCAATATTATAAAATCTAATAAAAAAGTGGGCCTGCATATCTACCAAACTTCCAGTAACCTGATTTATAACAATTATTTTAATAATACAGCAAACGTGGAATCTGACCAGGAAGCAGGGAAAAACATCTGGAATACAACGAAATCCGAAGGCACTAATATTGTAGGCGGTTCTTACCTTGGCGGGAACTTCTGGGGAAAGCCTGATGGGACGGTCTATCCCGGGGGCGTCAGGGATACTGACCTAGACGGCATCTTTGATTCCATGTACGATATTGAAGGCAGTGGGTTCATTGATTATCTTCCGCTTAAAGAATCGAAGTCCACGGTAATTACCGTAAGCAACAGTGCAGACCAGGCTGCCGACTTCACCTCCATCCAGGCCGCGGTATACAGTGCATATCCAGGGGATACGATTCTTGTTTATCCTAGTGTCTATGTGGAAAACGTAAAAATAAATGTGAAAGACCTGGTTGTTGTTTCGGCATCAGGCAGTCCCTCAGACACCATCGTTCAGGCAGCCACTAGCTCAGAGGATGTTTTCTCCGTCACAGCTGACGGAGTGGCGATTCGCGGGTTCAATGTTAAAGGAAATATAAGTTCCCTCAATTCCGGAATTCATCTTTATGGAGTTGAAGATTGCCTCATTGAAAACAACGAATTATTTAACTATCAGGGTACTCTTCAGAACTCTGTTGGAAACTATACTCCAGCTTCCGGAAGCAACTCTATCTTAAATCCAGGGTTCGGGATCCGTCTTGATTTCTCAAGCAACAATACTCTTAGCAACAACACAGTATCATATAGTAATGCCTGTATCCTTCTGCGCAGCTCAAACGAAAATATACTTCTTAATAACAGGGTATCTAACAGCAGTTACGGTATCTGGGTGGATTCTTCCTCCGGCAGTATACTGGACAATAATACTGCAGCAAACAATAAGATCGGCATATATCTGAAAACCTCCAGCAGAAACACAGTTATCGGCAGTATGGCTTTCGATAATTCCGGGTCCTGCATCAATCTGTGGGACTCAAGTGAAAACGTATTGAGTAACAATATAGCTTCAAACAGCAGCAATGTCTGTGTTATTTTGCATAACTCAAGCGAAAACATTCTTAGCAATAACACGGTCTTTAACAGTAACTATGGTATCTGGCTGGACTCGTCAAGTAATGGCAATATTCTAAATGAGAACAGGGCGTCATATAATAAAGTGGGTATTTACCTGAAAGCTTCAAATGAAAACGTACTTGACAACAATACAGCATTAAACAACAGTCAGTACGGCATCAGTCTGTGGAATTCTACTGTAAACGAAATGGAAAACAACACAGCTTCTTACAGTTATGTCTCCATCCTTCTGCATAATGCCAGCAAAAATGTGCTTACCAGCAATATCGCATCTGACAGCAGTTATGGTTTCTGGTTTGATTCTTCAAGCAATGAAAACACACTGAGTGACAGCAGGGTTCCAAACAATATGATTGGCATATACCTGAAAACCTCTGACAAAAATGTTTTAACAGGTAACAGTGCGAATTTGAATGTGAAGTACGGGGTATGTCTGAACTCTTCAAGCAATAACACGTTTAAGAGCAATATAGTGGATTCGAATTCAGGATACGGTGTCTATATTCTGGACTCAAATAGCAATACTATCTATAATAACTACTTTAACAACACGGAAAACATCTATTCCGAAGGCAAAAGTTCAGGCAATGTCTGGAATATGAGCAAAAACTCAGGCATTAACATTGTGGGAAATTCTTTCCTGGGTGGGAACTTCTGGGCTTCCCCAAAAGGGAATGGTTTCAGTCAGACACATCCGGATGCAGATGGCGATGGCATTTGTGAGGCAGCTTACGATCTGGGTAAAGGAAACATTGATTCTCTGCCCCTTGCAGGTCCTTTTTAA
- the pscS gene encoding O-phospho-L-seryl-tRNA:Cys-tRNA synthase, whose amino-acid sequence MTLDDSYLQKFGFIKRETLGSINIDPLQTGGLLTEAARQTLTEWGDGYSVCDFCGGILDQIKKPPIHDFVHKALPEFLGCDEARVTNGARESKFAVMHSMGKSGDWIVLDGLAHYSSYVAAERAGLNIKVVPHTGSPDYYLDPEGYGTAIEEVTKESGKPPVLALVTYPDGSYGNVPDAGKIASVCHGYDVPLLLNGAYCVGRMPVSAKEIGADFIVGSGHKSMAASGPVGVLGVSEEYAPIVFRKSVHNKVKEIELLGCTARGATVMTLMASFPEVVKRVRNWDQEIENARWFSAKLEDLGFIQRGQKPHSHDLMFFEAPGFYEISQKVKNGRYFLYKELKSRNIHGIKSGLTKFFKLSTFGVGREKLGVVANSFEEILKKYENV is encoded by the coding sequence ATGACACTTGACGATTCATACTTGCAGAAGTTTGGTTTCATAAAGCGAGAAACCCTTGGCAGCATAAACATTGATCCTCTTCAGACTGGCGGGCTTTTGACCGAGGCTGCCAGGCAGACTCTTACGGAATGGGGAGACGGTTATTCAGTCTGCGACTTCTGTGGTGGGATTCTTGACCAGATCAAAAAACCCCCTATCCATGATTTTGTACACAAGGCTCTCCCCGAGTTTCTGGGTTGTGATGAGGCAAGGGTCACAAACGGGGCAAGAGAGTCCAAGTTTGCGGTTATGCACTCCATGGGAAAATCCGGAGACTGGATTGTGCTTGACGGGCTTGCCCACTACTCTTCTTACGTTGCAGCCGAAAGAGCCGGTCTGAATATCAAAGTGGTGCCTCATACAGGCAGTCCTGACTACTACCTTGACCCTGAAGGCTACGGGACCGCAATCGAAGAGGTCACAAAAGAAAGCGGAAAACCTCCAGTTCTTGCTCTTGTAACATATCCTGACGGGAGTTACGGAAATGTTCCGGATGCCGGTAAGATAGCGTCCGTCTGCCACGGATACGATGTTCCCCTTCTCCTGAATGGAGCTTACTGTGTGGGAAGGATGCCTGTTTCCGCAAAGGAAATCGGAGCCGATTTTATTGTGGGCAGTGGGCACAAGTCAATGGCAGCATCCGGGCCTGTTGGAGTTCTCGGGGTAAGTGAAGAGTATGCTCCAATCGTTTTCAGAAAATCCGTACACAACAAGGTAAAGGAAATTGAACTTCTCGGGTGTACTGCCCGTGGGGCTACGGTTATGACTCTTATGGCTTCTTTTCCTGAAGTGGTAAAGCGCGTCCGGAACTGGGACCAGGAAATCGAAAATGCCCGCTGGTTCTCTGCAAAGCTTGAGGACCTGGGTTTTATCCAGCGCGGACAGAAACCCCACTCTCACGACCTTATGTTCTTCGAAGCTCCGGGTTTCTATGAGATCTCCCAGAAGGTAAAGAACGGCAGGTACTTCCTCTACAAGGAATTGAAGAGCCGCAATATCCACGGCATCAAGTCCGGGCTTACGAAATTCTTCAAACTCAGTACCTTTGGGGTCGGGAGAGAAAAGCTCGGTGTTGTTGCGAACTCTTTTGAGGAGATCCTGAAGAAGTACGAAAATGTTTAA
- a CDS encoding nuclear transport factor 2 family protein, whose amino-acid sequence MLRETLKNFYAGILGGEIETLLSLFSDEPLINTPLQGEIRGKANFIRYLSDQRAFLQEHEAKAELFALTDTDQRIVVEFVLYLKHGNKNIDLPVSIVADRSGNTASEIRVYHRTLAAHRKTCRQATSNEPFQAPGRTPDNQEIHGRTSQTGQSSNTGAF is encoded by the coding sequence TTGTTACGGGAGACATTAAAGAATTTCTATGCAGGCATCCTCGGGGGAGAAATTGAAACATTACTTTCCCTATTTTCCGATGAGCCACTGATCAATACCCCACTTCAGGGTGAAATCAGAGGTAAAGCCAATTTTATACGGTATTTGAGTGACCAGCGAGCTTTTTTACAGGAACATGAGGCAAAAGCCGAACTTTTCGCCCTCACGGATACAGACCAGCGCATCGTTGTTGAGTTTGTGCTCTACCTGAAGCATGGAAACAAGAATATTGATCTGCCGGTCTCCATTGTAGCAGACCGTTCCGGGAACACCGCATCCGAAATTAGGGTATACCACAGAACCCTGGCCGCTCACCGGAAAACATGCCGTCAGGCCACCTCTAATGAGCCCTTCCAGGCACCTGGACGAACCCCTGATAATCAAGAAATACATGGCCGGACTAGCCAAACCGGACAAAGCAGCAATACTGGAGCTTTTTGA
- a CDS encoding RNA-guided endonuclease InsQ/TnpB family protein, whose product MSKKKANQVKDFQHKLSKTMVENTRANTIIVGDLDVKQMAQPKVKDGIKQKKTKQKKGLNRSTQGLGNLGRFVQFLTYKAEIIGKRIIRIDEKNTTKRCCYCGKKHDMPSWKRVMLCDCGNNIDRDRNSAINIMIRYLSQNALWTGYQQFVDNLRQYRLPDGIEVHTEAK is encoded by the coding sequence ATGAGTAAAAAGAAAGCAAATCAAGTAAAGGATTTCCAGCACAAACTATCAAAAACAATGGTTGAGAATACCAGAGCTAATACTATAATTGTTGGGGATTTAGATGTAAAACAAATGGCTCAACCTAAAGTTAAAGATGGTATAAAACAAAAAAAGACCAAACAAAAGAAAGGTCTAAATCGTTCTACTCAGGGTTTAGGAAATTTAGGTAGATTTGTTCAATTCTTGACCTATAAAGCAGAAATTATAGGTAAACGTATAATAAGAATTGATGAAAAAAACACTACAAAGAGGTGCTGTTATTGTGGAAAAAAACATGATATGCCCTCTTGGAAACGTGTTATGTTATGTGATTGTGGTAACAACATAGATAGAGATAGAAATTCTGCTATCAATATCATGATACGTTACCTATCGCAGAATGCCTTGTGGACAGGCTATCAACAATTTGTTGATAATCTTCGACAATACAGGCTTCCCGATGGAATTGAGGTTCATACCGAAGCCAAATGA
- a CDS encoding potassium channel family protein, whose translation MEKEELQKERIDLLSQIDELLDFPLILLSILWLILIVVEFVYGLSLRLQTAVTVIWGIFIADFFIELYIAPKKKVYLKENWLAALALFLPALRILRLFSGFRVLRVTIFVRSLNLARILSSFNRSIRTVRQAMRQRGLEYVLLLTTLITFIGAAGMYSFERPGLSSYGDAFWWTAMIMTTIGSDYWPKTAEGRILAFLLSVYAFAIFGYITAALASLLIGKEKDASSKEIAELRGEVQRLSSEIDMFLDREKK comes from the coding sequence ATGGAGAAAGAAGAATTACAAAAGGAACGAATTGATTTACTTTCCCAGATTGACGAGCTTTTAGATTTCCCTCTGATTCTGTTGTCAATCTTATGGTTGATCCTTATTGTTGTTGAGTTTGTCTACGGGCTTTCACTGCGTTTGCAAACAGCAGTTACTGTTATCTGGGGTATATTTATAGCTGATTTTTTTATTGAGCTGTATATTGCTCCGAAAAAAAAGGTTTATTTAAAGGAAAACTGGCTTGCTGCTCTGGCTCTATTTTTGCCTGCATTGCGGATTCTAAGGTTATTCAGTGGATTCAGAGTACTTAGAGTTACGATTTTTGTCCGGTCTCTTAATCTTGCCCGGATTCTTTCTTCTTTTAACAGGAGTATAAGGACTGTTAGGCAGGCAATGAGACAGCGAGGCCTGGAATATGTCCTGCTTCTCACTACTTTAATAACTTTTATCGGAGCAGCAGGCATGTACAGTTTTGAACGCCCGGGTCTTAGCTCCTATGGAGATGCTTTCTGGTGGACAGCTATGATTATGACGACAATAGGAAGCGACTACTGGCCAAAAACCGCCGAAGGGAGGATACTAGCTTTTTTATTATCGGTTTATGCTTTTGCAATTTTCGGATATATAACTGCAGCTCTTGCAAGTCTTCTTATAGGAAAAGAGAAGGACGCGTCTTCAAAAGAAATTGCAGAACTGCGTGGGGAAGTACAGCGGCTTTCCAGTGAGATCGACATGTTTTTGGACCGGGAAAAAAAGTAA
- a CDS encoding winged helix-turn-helix domain-containing protein → MDSNENTRKKEEWLERMKREGKLTRNPTEDHKFGLKTLQNNTRRNILIFLGNGKKSYEEIKKEFNLNESMINFHLSMLEDALYIEKEEKEGTVYYFPTPRGEGFLENVEMKK, encoded by the coding sequence ATGGACTCAAACGAAAATACCAGAAAAAAAGAAGAATGGCTAGAAAGAATGAAGCGTGAAGGGAAGTTAACCCGGAATCCCACCGAAGACCATAAATTCGGGCTGAAGACCCTCCAGAATAACACCCGCAGGAACATCCTGATCTTTCTTGGAAACGGCAAAAAGTCTTATGAAGAGATAAAAAAAGAATTCAACTTGAACGAATCCATGATTAATTTCCACCTCAGCATGCTCGAAGACGCCCTCTACATCGAAAAGGAAGAGAAGGAAGGGACAGTATACTATTTCCCGACACCAAGGGGAGAAGGGTTCCTGGAAAACGTGGAGATGAAAAAATAA
- a CDS encoding RNA-guided endonuclease InsQ/TnpB family protein, with product MQLAKKIRIYPTEEQVNVLWELSDKCRVVYNFALADRKDAYDKEKRSVKYTEQQNKLPDFKKRNPEYNVVYSKTLQGILKKLDSSYHSFFTHIKNGDKKARPPNFKGRNYLMTIPYNQSGFKIEDGIITFSHKVSNVPLSFEIGNLAEDLNVKQVEIVNDNPYKARGKFFLCIAYDVDIEDTYFDNGNYQAIDLGITKIVTAINTEGKFFEVKTPRPDNYWNPKIDAAKSRKDHCIGVKKRFCKKQEIFENSQSSYKNE from the coding sequence ATGCAATTAGCGAAGAAAATACGAATCTATCCTACTGAAGAACAGGTTAATGTTCTTTGGGAATTATCAGATAAATGTCGGGTAGTGTATAACTTCGCTCTTGCAGACCGAAAGGATGCTTATGATAAGGAAAAACGTTCTGTAAAATATACAGAACAACAAAATAAACTTCCTGACTTCAAAAAACGTAATCCTGAATATAATGTTGTGTATTCAAAAACGCTTCAAGGGATCTTAAAAAAACTTGATAGTAGCTACCATTCATTTTTTACCCATATTAAAAATGGTGACAAGAAAGCAAGACCTCCAAATTTCAAAGGTAGAAATTATCTAATGACAATTCCATATAACCAGAGTGGTTTCAAAATTGAAGATGGTATCATTACATTTTCACATAAGGTAAGTAATGTGCCTTTATCCTTTGAAATAGGTAACTTAGCTGAAGATCTCAATGTAAAACAGGTTGAAATCGTTAATGATAATCCCTATAAAGCAAGAGGTAAATTTTTTCTCTGTATTGCTTATGATGTAGATATTGAAGATACTTATTTTGATAATGGGAATTATCAGGCTATTGATTTAGGCATTACAAAAATAGTTACTGCTATCAATACCGAAGGTAAATTCTTTGAAGTAAAAACCCCTAGACCTGACAATTACTGGAATCCAAAAATTGATGCAGCTAAATCCAGAAAGGATCATTGCATTGGTGTTAAAAAAAGGTTCTGCAAAAAGCAGGAGATTTTTGAGAATAGCCAGAGCAGTTACAAAAATGAGTAA
- a CDS encoding GNAT family N-acetyltransferase: MQGRKHSEKYLIREATTEDITGMLEVFNYYIENSFASYIEIPVGPEFFQVIQSEKEQDENEHFPFYVIEEIGKIIGFGTLRPYFPFPNFRHTGVISYFILPGHTRKGLGSEMLDKLYTEASKKKMKSLLANVSSKNEASLNFHLKHGFIECGKFREVGTKFGKYFDIVWLQKFLDEGQE, translated from the coding sequence ATGCAAGGACGCAAACATTCAGAAAAGTATTTAATAAGAGAAGCCACAACCGAAGACATCACCGGAATGCTTGAAGTATTTAACTATTACATTGAAAATAGTTTTGCATCCTACATCGAAATTCCTGTTGGGCCCGAGTTTTTTCAAGTTATTCAGAGTGAAAAAGAGCAGGATGAAAATGAGCATTTTCCGTTTTACGTTATTGAAGAAATTGGCAAAATAATAGGATTCGGAACCCTTCGACCGTATTTTCCATTTCCGAATTTCCGGCACACAGGTGTGATTTCCTATTTTATCCTGCCCGGGCACACAAGAAAAGGCCTCGGATCCGAAATGCTGGATAAACTCTATACTGAAGCCAGCAAGAAAAAGATGAAAAGCCTCCTTGCAAATGTATCCTCTAAAAATGAAGCCAGCCTGAACTTTCATCTAAAACACGGATTTATAGAATGTGGGAAGTTCCGGGAAGTTGGAACCAAATTTGGGAAATATTTTGACATCGTGTGGCTGCAGAAGTTTCTTGATGAAGGTCAGGAGTAA
- a CDS encoding diaminopimelate decarboxylase family protein, whose protein sequence is MVSKELPFTREHILKIMEKYPTPFHIYDEKAIRENARRMKSAFKDVPGFKEFFAVKALPNPFILKLLKEEGFGVDCSSLPELILAEKAGMIGDDIMFSSNDTPAEEFVKAKEMGGYINLDDISHIPYLEKYVGLPEIVCFRYNPGTLKEGNEIIGKPEEAKYGFTQEQMFEGYRILRDKGVKRFGMHTMVASNELNSDYFVETARILFELIVEISKELGIRFEFVNLGGGIGIPYRPEQEPVSLEAVAKGVKEAYDATITANRLAPLKVYLECGRVITGPYGYLISQVRHLKNTYKDYVGLDSCMANLMRPGIYGAYHHITVLGKEKAAPVHKYDVTGSLCENNDKFAIDRMLPKIEIGDVLAIHDTGAHGHAMGFNYNGKLRSAELLLREDGSVVQIRRAETIEDYFATLDFEELKDFR, encoded by the coding sequence ATGGTTTCAAAGGAACTCCCCTTCACTAGAGAACATATCCTGAAAATAATGGAAAAATATCCCACCCCTTTTCATATTTACGACGAGAAAGCCATTCGGGAAAACGCCAGAAGAATGAAATCTGCCTTTAAAGACGTTCCCGGCTTCAAGGAGTTTTTTGCCGTAAAAGCCCTCCCTAACCCCTTCATCCTTAAATTACTCAAAGAGGAGGGTTTCGGGGTGGACTGCAGTTCCCTGCCTGAATTGATCCTTGCGGAAAAGGCAGGGATGATAGGGGACGACATCATGTTCAGCTCAAACGATACTCCTGCTGAGGAGTTCGTAAAAGCAAAAGAAATGGGAGGCTACATCAACCTTGACGACATCAGCCACATTCCTTACCTGGAAAAGTATGTCGGGCTTCCGGAAATCGTCTGCTTCAGGTACAACCCCGGCACCCTCAAGGAAGGAAACGAAATAATCGGAAAACCGGAAGAGGCAAAGTATGGTTTTACGCAGGAACAGATGTTTGAAGGGTACAGGATCCTCAGGGATAAAGGTGTAAAACGCTTCGGGATGCACACAATGGTTGCCTCGAACGAGCTTAACTCTGATTACTTCGTGGAAACCGCAAGGATCCTCTTCGAGCTGATCGTGGAGATCTCAAAAGAACTTGGAATCCGGTTCGAGTTCGTAAATCTCGGCGGAGGAATAGGCATCCCCTATAGGCCGGAACAGGAGCCAGTCTCCTTAGAAGCCGTGGCAAAAGGCGTAAAAGAAGCTTATGATGCCACCATCACAGCTAACAGGCTCGCTCCGCTCAAGGTCTACCTGGAATGCGGCAGGGTTATCACAGGTCCCTACGGCTACCTCATATCTCAGGTCAGGCACCTCAAAAACACCTATAAAGACTACGTTGGCCTGGACTCCTGCATGGCAAACCTCATGCGTCCTGGAATTTATGGGGCATACCACCATATAACCGTACTCGGAAAAGAAAAGGCGGCCCCTGTCCACAAATACGACGTAACCGGCTCCCTCTGCGAAAACAACGACAAGTTTGCAATCGATCGGATGCTTCCCAAAATCGAAATAGGTGACGTCCTGGCAATCCACGACACCGGAGCCCACGGGCATGCCATGGGATTCAACTACAATGGAAAACTCCGCTCTGCCGAACTCCTGCTTAGAGAAGATGGAAGCGTCGTGCAGATCCGCCGGGCAGAAACCATAGAGGACTATTTTGCAACCCTTGATTTTGAGGAGCTGAAAGATTTCAGGTAA
- a CDS encoding ferredoxin domain-containing protein — translation MKLNPELESLDLLAKVILTAARTAPKGKGIDDIVTCLLSPEEKTELAFRMEELSEIKDFKFLLRDAQNVRDADAVVLIGLKASGVSSLDCGACGFATCKEMLEHEKVQKEFLGPQCMIKYLDLGIAVGSAAAKAKDLCVDNRVMYSAGAAACYFEMIDADVAMGIPLSVKGKNIFFDR, via the coding sequence ATGAAGCTGAATCCCGAACTCGAATCTCTGGATCTCCTTGCAAAAGTTATCCTCACCGCCGCCCGTACCGCCCCTAAAGGCAAGGGTATTGACGACATCGTGACCTGCCTCCTTTCTCCTGAAGAAAAAACTGAACTTGCCTTCAGAATGGAGGAGCTAAGTGAAATCAAAGACTTTAAATTCCTGCTGCGGGACGCCCAGAACGTCAGGGACGCAGATGCCGTTGTCCTTATCGGGCTCAAAGCTTCGGGTGTGAGCAGCCTGGACTGCGGAGCCTGCGGCTTTGCGACCTGCAAAGAGATGCTTGAACATGAAAAAGTGCAAAAAGAATTTCTCGGTCCCCAGTGCATGATCAAGTACCTGGACCTTGGAATTGCGGTAGGTTCTGCTGCTGCAAAAGCAAAAGACCTCTGCGTCGACAACCGGGTCATGTATTCTGCCGGGGCTGCAGCCTGTTATTTTGAGATGATCGATGCGGATGTGGCAATGGGAATTCCATTGAGTGTGAAGGGGAAAAATATCTTTTTTGACAGGTAG
- a CDS encoding CBU_0592 family membrane protein, translated as MVELSVILGSVGVLLLLLAFFLNLFKILMQDTKTYAMLNVVGAGLSCYASVLIDYMPFVILEGTWALVAFIGLVRLYKVPDKNKKD; from the coding sequence ATGGTTGAATTATCAGTGATATTAGGTTCAGTAGGAGTACTCCTGCTGTTACTAGCTTTTTTTCTGAATCTCTTCAAGATATTGATGCAGGATACAAAGACCTATGCAATGCTAAATGTAGTCGGAGCAGGACTGTCATGTTATGCCTCGGTACTTATTGACTACATGCCTTTCGTGATTCTTGAAGGAACATGGGCACTCGTAGCCTTTATAGGGCTGGTAAGGCTGTATAAAGTCCCGGATAAAAATAAAAAGGACTGA